In the genome of Coffea eugenioides isolate CCC68of unplaced genomic scaffold, Ceug_1.0 ScVebR1_1418;HRSCAF=2265, whole genome shotgun sequence, one region contains:
- the LOC113755314 gene encoding uncharacterized protein LOC113755314, translating into MKLVWLTDGDKNTRLFHACVSERQRKSVIHRIKSQRGEWLDREEDISEEAVSFFHHLFSDQPGLSSSPVLDVIPKLISDQDNLDLERHPSLEEVKDVVFSLDPDSATGPDGFSGRFFTYAWEIVGKDVYDVVGSFFAGLELLRSITVTFIVLIPKVGSPQDFSQYRPISLCTFVNKIISKLLAKRLARVLPLLI; encoded by the exons atgaaactt gTATGGTTGACAGATGGGGATAAGAATACGAGGTTATTTCATGCTTGCGTGTCTGAACGGCAGAGGAAGTCGGTGATCCATCGAATAAAATCACAACGCGGGGAGTGGCTGGACAGGGAGGAAGATATTTCTGAGGAGGCAGTTTCTTTCTTCCATCACCTGTTTTCGGATCAACCAGGGTTGAGTTCCTCTCCGGTGCTGGATGTGATCCCCAAACTGATATCTGATCAGGATAATCTCGATTTGGAGCGGCACCCCTCTCTTGAGGAGGTTAAGGACGTGGTGTTCTCTTTGGACCCTGACAGTGCTACTGGGCCGGATGGGTTCTCGGGGAGGTTTTTCACCTATgcgtgggagattgttggaaaGGATGTGTATGACGTAGTAGGTAGCTTCTTTGCTGGTTTGGAGCTGCTAAGGAGCATAACGGTCACTTTTATCGTCCTCATCCCCAAGGTGGGCTCTCCTCAGGATTTCTCGCAATATCGACCAATTAGTCTTTGCACGTTTGTGAATAAGATTATCTCCAAGCTGCTGGCGAAGAGATTAGCAAGGGTGCTGCCGCTCTTGATTTAG